From a region of the Bradyrhizobium diazoefficiens genome:
- the cpaB gene encoding Flp pilus assembly protein CpaB gives MSSALRISIIMVLLLATTALGLIAYNMNLPRQAPVQVAEKGPAAPATVGYFVAARPLPKGTLARQEDFTLRQVPPDRVPTGAILETPDSSAGLPGSLVRRFVEAGSPITLQDILRPRDRGFLASVLAPDSRAISLKVDEESGVSGLVRPGDHVDVVLTQVFEKADPARRAMSETVLRNVRVIAIDQEIVQGGRGLSAITGKLPQTVSLELTQEQVKKVTVAKQLGTLSLAVRAAIDQWDKGDTGAISSCDVSPELARQNAIAGQRTAVVVHSGGEVRQYTVRKQDSEDSDVSVSCDGSEAAARTASAVGYAARLPEKR, from the coding sequence ATGTCATCCGCCTTGCGCATCTCGATTATTATGGTCCTGTTGCTCGCAACCACGGCGCTGGGGCTCATCGCCTACAACATGAACCTGCCGAGACAGGCCCCCGTGCAGGTCGCGGAAAAGGGGCCGGCGGCGCCGGCCACCGTCGGATACTTTGTTGCGGCACGACCGCTGCCGAAGGGGACCTTGGCCCGCCAGGAGGATTTCACGCTCCGCCAGGTGCCGCCGGATCGCGTTCCGACCGGCGCGATTCTCGAAACGCCGGACTCCTCGGCCGGACTGCCCGGCTCGCTGGTTCGCAGGTTCGTCGAGGCCGGCAGCCCCATCACGTTGCAGGACATCCTGCGCCCCAGGGATCGCGGCTTCCTCGCTAGCGTGCTGGCGCCGGATAGCCGGGCGATCAGCCTCAAGGTCGACGAAGAATCCGGCGTCTCGGGCCTGGTCCGGCCCGGCGATCATGTCGACGTCGTGCTGACCCAGGTGTTCGAGAAGGCGGATCCCGCGCGTCGCGCGATGAGCGAGACCGTTCTGCGCAATGTGCGGGTCATCGCGATCGACCAGGAGATCGTTCAGGGCGGCCGTGGCCTCAGTGCCATCACAGGCAAGCTGCCGCAGACCGTGTCGCTGGAGCTGACGCAGGAGCAGGTCAAGAAGGTGACGGTGGCCAAGCAGCTCGGCACGCTGTCCCTGGCGGTGCGGGCCGCCATCGACCAGTGGGACAAGGGAGACACCGGCGCGATCTCCAGCTGCGACGTCTCGCCGGAGCTTGCGCGCCAGAATGCCATCGCCGGGCAGCGAACGGCGGTGGTGGTTCATTCCGGCGGCGAGGTCAGGCAATACACGGTCAGGAAGCAGGACTCCGAAGACAGCGACGTCTCCGTAAGCTGCGATGGCTCGGAAGCAGCCGCCCGGACCGCAAGCGCCGTTGGCTATGCCGCCAGGCTGCCGGAGAAACGTTGA
- a CDS encoding AAA family ATPase: MNMAVVTPPQETTNIVSRNRIVCFVNDEISAGALSKGLEGSNLAIKHGTIRNAIKMLETDTDLFALVTDISGIDDPFPELERLAGVCPPDVRVALVGDNREITFYRQLMDLGLTEYLPKPLTRDIVLDQLRPKLLGDVSHVPADRGGHVVSICGAQGGAGATSIAINLALQVAETTKAKVALLDLHLQGGETAVMLGVRPGPGLRIALENPMRADTLFLERAAIEVNERVSLISADEELDAQLHITEAGVRHVLGLLRQRFNYVIVDVPVPFPPSIHSVIGLSRHVLVLLEAEVTGLRNAHALRTAVTNIAGKDRVFTLLNRADRAGGLPRATMVKALGAEPDMVIPDLGKGMTQAVNLGIPALKHVRKLRRHLAPIVREITGIGTERKGRLRRLLGL; encoded by the coding sequence ATGAACATGGCCGTGGTCACTCCGCCCCAGGAAACGACAAACATCGTCTCGCGCAACCGGATCGTCTGTTTCGTCAATGACGAGATCAGCGCCGGCGCTCTGAGCAAGGGCCTCGAGGGCAGCAACCTCGCGATCAAGCACGGCACGATCCGCAATGCCATCAAGATGCTGGAGACGGACACCGATCTGTTCGCCCTGGTGACCGATATCAGCGGCATCGATGATCCCTTTCCCGAGCTGGAGCGCCTGGCCGGCGTCTGCCCGCCCGATGTCCGCGTGGCCCTGGTCGGCGACAACAGGGAGATCACGTTCTACCGTCAACTGATGGATCTCGGCCTGACCGAGTATCTCCCGAAGCCGCTGACGCGGGATATCGTGCTGGACCAGTTGCGCCCGAAGCTGCTGGGCGATGTGTCGCACGTGCCGGCCGATCGCGGCGGCCATGTGGTCTCGATTTGCGGGGCGCAGGGCGGCGCCGGCGCGACCAGCATCGCCATCAATCTCGCGCTGCAGGTGGCCGAGACCACCAAGGCCAAGGTCGCGCTGCTCGATCTGCATTTGCAGGGTGGCGAGACGGCTGTCATGCTGGGCGTCCGGCCCGGGCCGGGGCTGCGCATCGCGCTGGAAAACCCGATGCGGGCCGACACCCTGTTTCTCGAGCGCGCGGCCATCGAGGTCAACGAGCGGGTGTCCCTGATATCGGCCGATGAGGAGCTCGATGCGCAGCTCCACATCACCGAGGCAGGCGTGCGGCACGTGCTGGGCCTGCTGCGCCAGCGCTTCAACTACGTCATCGTCGACGTGCCCGTTCCGTTTCCGCCCTCGATACATTCGGTGATCGGCCTATCGCGTCACGTGCTGGTGCTGCTGGAAGCCGAGGTGACGGGACTTCGCAACGCCCATGCGCTCCGCACCGCCGTCACCAATATCGCCGGCAAGGACCGGGTGTTCACGCTGCTGAACCGGGCCGATCGTGCAGGCGGACTTCCGAGGGCGACGATGGTCAAGGCGCTCGGCGCCGAACCGGACATGGTGATCCCGGATCTCGGCAAGGGCATGACCCAGGCGGTCAATCTCGGAATCCCCGCGCTGAAGCACGTCAGGAAATTGCGGCGCCATCTCGCGCCGATCGTCCGGGAGATCACGGGCATCGGCACCGAGCGGAAGGGCCGGCTGCGGAGGCTGCTCGGGCTATGA
- a CDS encoding CpaF family protein, producing MKKFGRRPDEMPDRLPALAAGSQPSLPVAPALMVSQPSPPPGVPAAPPVAMPRREESPLHHPVMPASLRERVIEQIDPAAAATVSRDVLRRQVEEIIHGIANQDRLELSGREQMLLADEIADDMTGYGPLRPLLLDQSISDIMINGPSNVYVERSGKIERIAVRFRDNDHIASVAQKIAAQVGRRVDESSPMVDCRLPDGSRVNIILPPLAIHSPCISIRKFPSRRLDMAGMVENGTMTPAIAQLLEIAGRSRLNVLVSGGTGSGKTTLLNAMSQFIDPRERIVTIEDAAELQLQQPHVISLETRPPSLEGTGQVTQRDLLWNALRMRPDRIVVGEVRGAEAFDMLQAMNTGHDGSISTVHANSTRDALTRVENMVQMGQVNLPSRAIRSQIVAALDLIVQVERMRDGQRRIVQVSEVIGLEGEVITTNDIAAFEYKEEDVHGRISGTYRSTHAVPKFKSRLIYYRLDRAWEEAMRQI from the coding sequence ATGAAGAAATTCGGTCGACGCCCCGACGAGATGCCGGATCGTTTGCCTGCACTGGCGGCGGGCTCTCAACCATCCCTGCCCGTCGCGCCCGCGCTGATGGTAAGCCAGCCGTCACCGCCCCCCGGCGTCCCTGCCGCACCACCGGTTGCAATGCCACGGCGCGAGGAAAGCCCGCTTCATCACCCCGTCATGCCGGCTTCGCTGCGCGAACGCGTGATCGAGCAGATCGATCCGGCGGCGGCGGCCACTGTCTCGCGCGATGTCCTCCGGCGGCAGGTCGAGGAAATCATCCACGGCATCGCCAACCAGGACCGGCTCGAACTGTCGGGCCGCGAGCAGATGCTGCTGGCGGACGAGATCGCCGACGACATGACCGGCTACGGCCCGCTCCGTCCGCTCCTCCTCGATCAATCGATCAGCGACATCATGATCAACGGACCCAGCAACGTCTATGTCGAGCGAAGCGGCAAGATCGAGCGGATCGCAGTGCGGTTCCGCGACAATGATCACATCGCCTCGGTGGCGCAGAAGATCGCGGCGCAGGTCGGGCGGCGCGTCGACGAATCCAGCCCCATGGTGGATTGCCGCCTGCCGGACGGCAGCCGGGTCAACATCATCCTGCCGCCGCTGGCGATCCACAGCCCCTGCATCTCCATCCGCAAATTTCCGAGCCGCCGGCTGGACATGGCCGGCATGGTCGAGAACGGCACGATGACCCCTGCTATCGCCCAATTGCTGGAGATCGCCGGCCGCTCCCGGCTCAACGTTCTGGTCTCCGGTGGCACCGGCTCCGGGAAGACCACACTGCTCAACGCCATGAGCCAGTTCATCGATCCCCGAGAGCGCATCGTCACCATCGAGGACGCCGCGGAGCTGCAACTCCAGCAGCCGCACGTGATCAGCCTGGAGACCCGGCCGCCCAGCCTCGAAGGCACCGGCCAGGTGACGCAGCGCGATCTCCTGTGGAATGCCCTGCGCATGCGTCCCGACCGGATCGTGGTCGGCGAGGTGCGCGGCGCCGAAGCCTTCGACATGCTCCAGGCGATGAACACCGGCCATGACGGCTCGATCTCCACCGTGCACGCCAACAGCACCCGCGACGCCCTGACCCGCGTCGAGAACATGGTGCAAATGGGACAGGTCAATCTGCCGTCGCGGGCGATCCGGTCCCAGATCGTCGCGGCACTGGATCTCATCGTGCAGGTCGAACGCATGCGCGACGGGCAGCGCCGGATCGTCCAGGTCAGCGAAGTGATCGGCCTCGAGGGTGAGGTGATCACAACCAACGACATCGCAGCGTTCGAGTACAAGGAGGAGGATGTTCACGGGCGGATATCGGGGACCTACAGGTCCACTCACGCAGTCCCGAAGTTCAAGAGCCGGCTTATTTATTACCGTCTTGATCGGGCCTGGGAGGAAGCCATGAGGCAGATATGA
- a CDS encoding type II secretion system F family protein, which produces MIPQSVIVAVLALLLCAAVVSLWLDARQRRMERQLVTALPNSDQNSLPSIRRLETGTRSRFLFGLANYRAGIAYAFHPAYVLLAGIIAASAVFYANSLFAFSMLDVSIAAAIVALLVIRGLFGWQQRRFADQLFRQLPDAIQLVTSTVRAGLPVNEAFRAIAREMPQPTAGQFAIVCNELSVGRPPEEAVEAIYRRTRVAEYAMLAVTLAVQLKSGGSLAETLQILGETVTQRVALAARAKALAGEVIFSSRALSLAPIIVGGLLYMINPQSIDLLFYDSVGNKLLAYAIISVLLGHFVIRWMIKRETAL; this is translated from the coding sequence ATGATCCCGCAATCCGTGATCGTCGCCGTTCTGGCGCTTTTGCTTTGCGCAGCCGTCGTTTCGTTGTGGCTCGACGCACGACAGCGGCGCATGGAACGTCAGCTCGTGACCGCTTTGCCAAACTCGGATCAGAATAGCTTGCCCTCGATTCGCCGTCTGGAGACTGGAACGCGCTCGCGGTTTTTGTTTGGTCTGGCAAACTACCGTGCCGGGATCGCCTATGCTTTTCATCCGGCCTATGTGTTGCTTGCCGGGATCATTGCAGCGTCAGCGGTCTTTTACGCCAATAGCCTTTTCGCATTTTCAATGCTCGATGTGTCGATCGCGGCAGCGATTGTCGCACTCTTGGTGATCCGAGGTCTGTTTGGTTGGCAGCAGCGTCGCTTTGCTGATCAACTGTTTCGTCAGCTCCCCGACGCGATTCAGCTGGTAACAAGCACCGTTCGGGCTGGATTACCCGTGAACGAGGCGTTTCGCGCCATTGCGCGGGAGATGCCGCAACCAACAGCCGGACAGTTTGCAATTGTGTGCAACGAGCTGAGTGTGGGGAGACCTCCCGAGGAGGCTGTGGAGGCAATTTATCGGCGGACACGGGTAGCAGAGTACGCAATGTTGGCGGTAACGCTTGCGGTCCAGTTGAAATCGGGTGGCAGTCTGGCCGAGACCTTGCAGATTTTGGGAGAGACCGTGACTCAACGTGTCGCACTAGCCGCGCGCGCAAAGGCTTTGGCTGGAGAAGTGATCTTTTCGTCGCGCGCGCTTTCGCTTGCGCCTATCATTGTGGGCGGTTTGCTTTACATGATCAATCCACAATCGATAGATCTCTTGTTCTATGACTCGGTCGGAAACAAGCTCTTAGCTTATGCGATTATCTCAGTGCTCTTAGGGCACTTCGTAATTCGATGGATGATCAAGCGGGAGACGGCACTATGA
- a CDS encoding HlyD family type I secretion periplasmic adaptor subunit has protein sequence MSLSTTIEPTAAVRPLPSPVTAQPPISGLIKTAVVIFVVLLGGFGGWAAFAPLSSAAVAPGAVKVDSNRKTIQHLEGGIIREILVRDGDLVKTGQVLLRLDSLDADADRDAKRAKVDALTAQEARLIAERDNAASIQFPESLSSRRNDAAMREIMEGQTKIFADHRRALQDQVSVWTQRSEQYRAQMASLEAQNKSIEQQIPLFEEQLNDQKFLLTKGLSLKPKMLELERQLMAAKGEMGANKGKLQSLREQIGEAEAQIMSVRSTQAKAVSEELRKVQGDRNEAAEELRKFIAKAGRTDVVAPQDGTILNMKFFTKGGVVAPGGAILDLVPLQDKMVLEVKVQPLDIDVVRPDLPATVRFVAYKQRITPTVQGSVKWVAGDATTDEKTNTTYYLARVEVSTAELKQVPHVKLYPGMPVDVSIVTGQRTLLDYLIQPLTDSFAHAFRES, from the coding sequence ATGAGTTTGTCCACCACGATCGAGCCGACTGCAGCAGTCCGGCCTTTGCCCTCGCCGGTCACGGCACAACCGCCGATCAGCGGACTGATCAAGACCGCAGTTGTGATCTTTGTCGTGCTGCTCGGAGGGTTCGGCGGCTGGGCGGCCTTTGCTCCCTTGTCGAGCGCAGCCGTGGCGCCTGGCGCCGTCAAAGTCGATAGCAATCGCAAGACCATTCAGCATCTCGAAGGCGGAATCATCCGCGAGATTCTGGTGCGCGATGGCGACCTGGTCAAAACGGGGCAGGTGCTGCTCCGCCTCGACAGCCTCGATGCCGATGCCGATCGCGACGCCAAGCGCGCCAAGGTGGATGCGCTCACGGCACAGGAAGCACGCCTCATCGCCGAGCGGGACAATGCCGCCTCGATCCAGTTTCCCGAAAGCCTTTCCTCGCGCCGCAACGATGCCGCCATGCGCGAAATCATGGAAGGTCAAACCAAGATCTTCGCCGATCATCGGCGCGCGCTGCAGGATCAGGTCAGCGTCTGGACGCAGCGGAGCGAACAATACCGCGCCCAGATGGCGTCCCTCGAAGCGCAGAACAAGAGCATCGAACAGCAGATTCCGCTGTTCGAAGAGCAGCTCAACGACCAGAAATTCCTGCTGACCAAGGGGCTTTCGCTCAAGCCGAAGATGCTCGAACTCGAGCGTCAGCTGATGGCGGCCAAAGGCGAGATGGGAGCGAACAAGGGCAAGCTGCAGTCGCTGCGCGAACAGATCGGCGAGGCCGAGGCGCAGATCATGAGTGTGCGCAGCACGCAGGCCAAGGCAGTCTCGGAAGAGCTGAGGAAGGTGCAGGGTGACCGCAACGAGGCCGCCGAGGAGTTGCGGAAGTTCATCGCCAAGGCGGGACGAACCGACGTGGTGGCGCCGCAGGACGGCACGATCCTGAACATGAAATTCTTCACCAAGGGCGGCGTGGTTGCGCCCGGTGGCGCCATCCTCGATCTGGTGCCGTTGCAGGACAAAATGGTGCTGGAGGTGAAGGTGCAGCCGCTCGACATCGACGTGGTGCGGCCGGACCTGCCCGCGACAGTGCGGTTTGTCGCCTACAAGCAACGCATCACCCCGACCGTCCAGGGCTCTGTGAAGTGGGTCGCCGGCGACGCCACCACCGACGAAAAGACCAACACCACCTATTATCTCGCCCGCGTCGAGGTCAGCACCGCCGAACTCAAGCAGGTGCCTCATGTGAAGCTGTATCCGGGCATGCCGGTCGATGTCTCGATCGTGACGGGACAGCGAACCCTGCTCGACTACCTGATCCAGCCGCTGACTGACAGCTTCGCTCACGCCTTCCGCGAAAGCTGA
- a CDS encoding type I secretion system permease/ATPase translates to MSSTRTHLTTAMSRCRSGFVAVLGISLAVNLLVLTTSIYMLQVYDRVLTARSLSTLAYLTVIAVAALLAMALLELVRSRILVRIGTWLERILSPMAFSRGIENAVRGSSYRGEAVRDLVTVCRFLAGGGMTALFDAPWMPIYLGFVFLLHPLLGLVATIGAIVLFALALANNLMTQRVLKQANAASGRGFHGIESAVRNAEVIDGMGMIGALARRWDINNAEVLSLQGIASDRAGFVSSAAKFFRMLLQIAILGVGAYLVLDNKLTAGSMVAASIIMGRALAPVEQAIGTWKNVVAAREAWKRLTALFEQPLLHGSAMPLPKPNGEVSAEHVTYTPPGRSSPVLKGISFHLQPGEALAVIGPSAAGKSTLARLMVGIYEPDSGVVRLDGADVHDWSRERFGRCVGYLPQDVELFLGTVRENIARMDEDADPADVVAAAQMAGVHDMILRLPKGYDTEIGEQGAILSGGQRQRVGLARALFGRPSLLVLDEPNASLDAPGEHALNEAIKAMKEAGTTVVVIAHRPSLMAHVDKVLVLNEGQVELFGERNSVLGQIQRRAVHVAENKQVRAVTA, encoded by the coding sequence ATGTCCAGCACGCGTACCCATTTGACCACGGCCATGAGCCGCTGCCGCAGCGGCTTCGTTGCGGTCCTGGGCATCAGCCTCGCCGTCAACCTTCTGGTGCTGACGACCTCGATCTACATGCTCCAGGTCTATGATCGCGTGCTCACCGCGCGCAGTCTCTCGACCCTCGCCTATCTCACGGTCATTGCGGTTGCGGCGCTGCTGGCGATGGCGCTGCTGGAACTGGTCCGCTCGCGCATCCTGGTACGGATCGGCACCTGGCTCGAGCGCATCCTCTCGCCGATGGCATTTTCGCGCGGCATCGAGAATGCGGTGCGCGGCTCATCCTATCGCGGCGAGGCGGTGCGCGATCTCGTCACCGTCTGCAGGTTTCTCGCCGGCGGCGGCATGACCGCGTTGTTCGATGCGCCCTGGATGCCGATCTATCTCGGCTTCGTGTTCCTGCTGCATCCGCTGCTTGGGCTGGTCGCGACGATCGGCGCCATCGTGCTGTTTGCGCTCGCGCTGGCCAACAATCTGATGACCCAGCGCGTGCTCAAGCAGGCCAATGCCGCATCGGGCCGCGGCTTTCACGGGATCGAATCGGCGGTGCGCAATGCCGAGGTCATCGACGGCATGGGCATGATCGGGGCGCTCGCCCGCCGCTGGGACATCAACAATGCCGAGGTGCTCTCGCTGCAGGGGATCGCCAGCGACCGTGCCGGGTTCGTTTCCTCGGCCGCGAAATTCTTCCGCATGCTGCTGCAGATCGCCATTCTCGGCGTCGGCGCCTACCTCGTGCTCGACAACAAGCTCACCGCCGGCAGCATGGTCGCCGCGTCCATCATCATGGGACGGGCGCTGGCGCCGGTCGAGCAGGCGATCGGCACCTGGAAGAACGTGGTTGCGGCCCGCGAGGCCTGGAAAAGGCTGACCGCGCTGTTCGAGCAGCCGCTGCTGCATGGCAGCGCGATGCCGCTGCCCAAGCCCAACGGCGAGGTGTCGGCCGAGCACGTCACCTATACGCCGCCGGGCCGCAGCAGTCCCGTGCTGAAGGGCATCAGCTTCCATTTGCAGCCGGGCGAGGCGCTGGCGGTGATCGGTCCGTCCGCCGCCGGCAAGTCGACATTGGCGCGGCTGATGGTCGGCATCTACGAGCCGGATTCCGGCGTGGTGCGGCTTGACGGCGCCGACGTGCATGACTGGAGCCGCGAACGCTTCGGCCGCTGCGTCGGCTATCTGCCACAGGACGTCGAGCTGTTTCTCGGGACGGTCCGCGAGAACATCGCGCGCATGGACGAGGATGCCGATCCCGCCGACGTGGTGGCGGCTGCGCAGATGGCGGGCGTGCACGACATGATCCTGCGTTTGCCGAAGGGCTATGACACCGAGATCGGCGAGCAGGGCGCGATCCTGTCCGGCGGCCAGCGCCAGCGCGTCGGACTGGCGCGAGCGCTGTTCGGCCGGCCATCGCTGCTCGTGCTCGACGAGCCGAATGCGAGCCTGGACGCGCCCGGCGAGCACGCCCTGAACGAGGCGATCAAGGCCATGAAGGAGGCGGGCACCACCGTGGTCGTCATCGCCCACCGGCCCTCGCTGATGGCCCATGTCGACAAGGTACTGGTCCTCAACGAGGGACAGGTCGAACTGTTCGGCGAGCGTAACTCCGTGCTCGGTCAGATCCAGCGAAGGGCTGTGCATGTGGCGGAGAACAAGCAGGTGCGAGCGGTGACGGCATGA
- a CDS encoding type II secretion system F family protein, whose amino-acid sequence MNAGFGFATLAIAAAAVTFVLIIREIHLRTLDARVSNAVLGISDQSIRSRGMIGWFSSIGTRARRFYGEEDLEQLKAVLQSAGFNYHRTLPIWIGVKVVSMFLLPAVVFLFAQLSGRPPISVLIYTLLGVVTGIMGPRLALLMLKRRFDAAVRLGTPDTIDLLVVCSEAGMGLESALQRVAEEMQQTNAAMAQVLYGLLDDLRILSTRAEAFEKLGATSEGLRRFGTIVSQSLQFGTPLSQALRTIAADLRRERITKLEERAHKLGAKLTIPMVLFLLPAMFVILGGSPLLHLVRAFKQI is encoded by the coding sequence ATGAATGCTGGCTTCGGTTTTGCAACATTGGCCATAGCGGCCGCGGCTGTGACCTTCGTACTAATCATCCGCGAAATACATCTTCGCACGTTGGATGCGCGAGTCTCAAATGCCGTGCTTGGCATCTCTGACCAATCAATTCGTTCCCGCGGCATGATCGGCTGGTTTTCGTCAATTGGAACGCGCGCCCGCCGGTTCTATGGTGAGGAGGATCTGGAGCAGTTAAAGGCCGTCCTCCAGTCGGCAGGCTTTAATTACCATCGGACGCTACCGATCTGGATCGGTGTCAAAGTTGTCAGCATGTTCCTGTTGCCAGCCGTTGTTTTCCTTTTCGCACAGCTTTCGGGAAGGCCGCCGATCAGTGTCCTAATCTACACTCTCCTCGGGGTAGTGACCGGAATAATGGGCCCGCGGCTCGCACTGTTGATGCTGAAAAGACGTTTTGATGCCGCTGTCAGGCTTGGCACCCCAGATACTATCGACTTGCTGGTCGTATGCAGCGAGGCAGGGATGGGCCTCGAGAGTGCGCTGCAGCGCGTGGCCGAAGAAATGCAACAGACTAATGCCGCCATGGCGCAAGTTCTGTACGGCCTGCTCGACGATCTCCGAATATTATCTACTCGCGCCGAGGCATTCGAAAAGTTGGGAGCCACTTCGGAGGGGCTTCGCCGCTTCGGCACGATAGTGAGCCAAAGCCTTCAATTTGGAACGCCGCTGAGCCAGGCGCTACGTACGATTGCCGCAGACCTCCGGCGAGAACGTATTACCAAACTGGAAGAGCGCGCACACAAGCTGGGCGCCAAGCTAACTATCCCGATGGTGTTGTTCTTGCTTCCAGCCATGTTCGTCATCTTGGGCGGAAGCCCGCTTCTGCACCTTGTTCGCGCGTTTAAGCAAATTTGA
- a CDS encoding PilZ domain-containing protein translates to MEERRRQQRAIVDEVAYIAGDGSSMRCRVVSLSDHGAAIKISEGAYVRPRFQLMLAKDRIIRNCRVVWSSEDRIGVEFLD, encoded by the coding sequence ATGGAGGAGCGCCGCAGACAGCAGCGTGCGATCGTCGACGAGGTTGCATACATCGCCGGCGACGGCTCCAGCATGCGATGCCGCGTCGTCAGCCTGTCCGATCATGGCGCCGCTATCAAGATATCAGAGGGCGCCTACGTCAGACCTCGCTTCCAGTTGATGCTGGCGAAGGATCGTATCATCAGAAATTGTCGGGTCGTCTGGTCCAGCGAAGATCGTATCGGCGTTGAGTTCCTGGATTAG
- a CDS encoding prepilin peptidase, giving the protein MSWIIPIASILEVSLLLYVATLDIATRLIRNEICVALALLGIVSQLASPMQLMESLIAAAILFLLLLAVYMRGWMGGGDVKLLAALAVGLPLMGIMQLLTTTALAGGVLAMLHLMMRNLPHPRLAPAGSSFARRVYAVERWRHLRHAPLPYGVAIACGGIWTIFSRGF; this is encoded by the coding sequence ATGAGTTGGATTATTCCCATTGCTTCCATTCTTGAAGTCTCGTTGTTGCTGTATGTCGCGACGCTCGATATTGCGACACGACTGATCCGGAACGAGATCTGCGTGGCGCTGGCGCTTCTTGGAATCGTCAGTCAGTTGGCCAGCCCAATGCAGCTCATGGAATCGCTGATCGCGGCAGCCATCCTCTTCCTGCTGCTGTTGGCCGTCTATATGCGCGGCTGGATGGGAGGCGGCGACGTCAAGCTGCTTGCTGCTCTGGCCGTCGGCCTTCCATTGATGGGCATCATGCAATTGCTGACCACTACCGCCTTGGCAGGTGGCGTTCTCGCCATGTTGCATCTGATGATGCGCAACCTGCCACATCCCCGGCTTGCGCCCGCCGGATCGTCGTTCGCCCGCCGCGTCTACGCGGTCGAGCGCTGGCGCCATTTGCGCCACGCACCATTGCCTTACGGAGTTGCCATTGCCTGTGGTGGCATCTGGACCATTTTCAGTCGAGGATTTTGA
- a CDS encoding pilus assembly protein N-terminal domain-containing protein has translation MKRLILPAALLSLIAVYVAGPASAQRMQEIVATETIELRAEQARTFTLDQPVARFSLSVEDIAQVIPETDRVFTIRGLKAGRVLMTAYAADGQVVHRSNIIVDQTQGLVKIYRADAKDYVGFFCTSRSCGRADPDAKPLPYGSTSETQQRSDGASAAAPKESR, from the coding sequence ATGAAACGATTGATTTTGCCCGCAGCGTTGCTGTCACTGATTGCTGTCTACGTCGCCGGCCCTGCAAGCGCCCAGCGCATGCAGGAGATCGTCGCCACCGAGACGATCGAGCTTCGGGCCGAGCAGGCCCGCACCTTCACGCTCGATCAGCCGGTAGCCAGGTTCTCGCTGTCCGTCGAAGACATCGCACAGGTCATTCCGGAAACCGATCGCGTCTTCACGATCCGCGGCCTGAAGGCCGGTCGCGTGCTGATGACGGCCTATGCTGCCGATGGTCAGGTGGTCCACCGCTCCAACATCATCGTGGACCAGACGCAGGGGCTCGTGAAAATCTATCGCGCCGACGCGAAGGACTATGTCGGCTTTTTCTGCACCAGCCGCTCGTGCGGCCGCGCCGACCCCGATGCCAAGCCGCTGCCCTACGGATCGACATCGGAGACCCAGCAGCGAAGCGACGGCGCCAGCGCGGCGGCGCCGAAGGAATCCCGGTGA